Proteins from one Bacteroidota bacterium genomic window:
- a CDS encoding ATP-binding protein: MDTIRDALGLNYTLLNQAFPFHLILDQDLRIMGCGSSLSELAPASMPDRLLTDFFELTRPRITPNHSNLKRLSGNAVTLCFSALDLAFKFQLLADPDTDLLFLLGSPVLKDKSDFKQHGLRLRHFASHDAMPDYLMVLKPKEIDIAEKSQLMQKLNEQKAALQRAHDTLEDKVTERTKDLLEAKEMAEAGSLAKSEFLAMMSHEIRTPMNGVVGMTQILRSSPLSDDQRDCVDMIESCGEVLLSIINDILDFSKIEAGQLKLESRRFDLVKCIEEVLDILALSAYQKHIELAYALDPVCPTEIIGDSTRLRQILVNLLSNAVKFTQKGQITVEVSAEIKGLHNTLFHFRVTDSGIGIPPAKLDGLFDAFTQTDASITRKYGGTGLGLTICKRLCEMMGGHIWVESELGHGSIFHFQIEVPAFYTTLPTSAASASLPVLLYDENPEHGRLLAQRLKHFHIEATRMNSAEDLKHAMLANVNARCIINAPSLLLEESLSQVMPDPKNCIHLRSTHENRGAAALSAYMQLNKPVSSRQLAEVAAHLGAGKLPDPAIRNSFFAARYPLQLGLISQNRLTSAIFGKSLQKLGYSPINMPSLAARYPEHPEGLPFSCLLIDCDVLSASEWETLKHLRTSSASLKQTTVIALVPKNEPPGPAANPDLFDTYIEQPASLEIMADILRKTHALQSAFQA, from the coding sequence ATGGATACGATCCGGGATGCGTTAGGCCTTAACTATACCCTTCTCAACCAGGCATTCCCCTTTCATCTCATCCTGGATCAAGACCTGCGGATAATGGGCTGCGGTTCATCACTATCGGAACTGGCGCCGGCCAGTATGCCCGACCGGCTTTTAACAGACTTCTTCGAACTGACGCGCCCACGCATCACGCCAAATCACTCAAACCTTAAACGGTTATCAGGCAATGCGGTTACGCTCTGTTTCAGCGCATTGGATCTGGCTTTTAAATTCCAACTGCTTGCTGACCCGGATACCGACTTGCTTTTTTTGCTCGGCTCACCCGTCTTGAAAGACAAAAGTGATTTCAAGCAGCATGGCCTCCGCCTCCGGCATTTTGCTTCCCACGACGCAATGCCTGATTATTTGATGGTCCTCAAACCTAAAGAAATTGACATTGCTGAGAAGAGCCAGCTCATGCAAAAGCTGAACGAGCAAAAAGCTGCGCTACAGAGGGCTCATGACACACTGGAAGACAAAGTAACCGAACGTACAAAGGACCTGCTGGAAGCGAAAGAAATGGCTGAAGCTGGTAGCCTAGCCAAAAGTGAATTCCTGGCCATGATGAGCCATGAAATTCGCACCCCCATGAACGGTGTTGTAGGGATGACACAAATCTTGCGTTCGTCTCCCCTTTCTGATGACCAGCGCGACTGTGTAGACATGATTGAATCGTGTGGTGAGGTATTGCTATCAATCATCAATGACATCCTCGATTTCTCTAAAATTGAAGCCGGCCAACTGAAGCTTGAATCGCGCCGATTTGATCTGGTAAAATGCATTGAAGAAGTACTCGACATTCTGGCCCTAAGCGCGTACCAGAAACATATCGAATTGGCATATGCACTAGACCCGGTGTGTCCAACTGAAATCATTGGTGACTCTACGCGCCTCCGCCAAATCCTGGTGAACTTACTTTCCAATGCAGTCAAATTCACCCAGAAAGGGCAAATAACTGTTGAGGTTTCAGCAGAAATCAAAGGGCTGCACAATACCCTCTTCCATTTCCGGGTAACTGATTCAGGCATCGGCATCCCACCCGCAAAACTCGATGGGTTATTTGATGCATTTACACAAACGGACGCGTCCATTACCCGTAAATATGGCGGCACCGGACTGGGGTTAACCATTTGCAAACGATTGTGTGAGATGATGGGAGGTCACATCTGGGTAGAAAGCGAACTTGGACATGGATCAATATTTCATTTTCAGATCGAGGTACCTGCTTTTTATACGACACTGCCCACCTCGGCTGCATCAGCCTCCTTGCCTGTATTGCTATACGACGAGAACCCCGAGCATGGCCGGCTGCTTGCGCAACGCTTGAAGCACTTCCATATTGAAGCCACCCGCATGAACTCGGCAGAAGATTTGAAGCACGCCATGCTCGCAAATGTCAACGCAAGATGCATCATCAACGCCCCCTCCCTGCTCCTCGAAGAATCATTGAGTCAGGTCATGCCAGATCCAAAAAACTGCATTCATTTAAGATCCACACATGAGAATCGAGGTGCGGCAGCACTGTCAGCATATATGCAGCTCAACAAGCCAGTTTCCAGCCGACAACTGGCGGAAGTAGCTGCACATCTGGGTGCCGGCAAATTGCCAGATCCAGCCATCAGGAATAGTTTTTTCGCTGCGCGCTACCCCCTGCAACTTGGCCTGATAAGTCAGAACCGGCTCACGTCTGCAATCTTTGGCAAGTCCCTCCAAAAGCTTGGCTACTCCCCTATCAATATGCCTTCATTAGCAGCACGCTACCCAGAACATCCAGAAGGCCTTCCGTTTAGCTGCCTCCTGATTGACTGCGACGTCCTTTCTGCATCTGAATGGGAAACTTTGAAACATTTACGGACTTCAAGCGCTTCTCTGAAACAAACCACTGTGATTGCGCTGGTACCCAAAAATGAACCACCCGGACCAGCTGCAAATCCTGACCTCTTTGACACCTATATTGAGCAGCCAGCTTCTCTCGAAATTATGGCAGACATTTTGAGAAAAACCCATGCCCTGCAAAGCGCTTTTCAGGCATAG
- a CDS encoding heme NO-binding domain-containing protein produces the protein MYGMVNRAIEQFIRKEHGEEVWERVASKASVSHEFISMEQYPDSVSVNLVVGLSEVTGMGPAQVLADVGEYWVSFAYNSEYGDLLDMAGDTLPEVLANLDEMHTRVGQSFEKLDTPSFWVSDLTEDSMILHYNSSRDGLAPMVVGLVRGLGNLLDTDVSVIQVGFKGDTGDHDEFAVAFAKKEKADLGTKPSVTSQT, from the coding sequence ATGTACGGGATGGTAAATCGAGCTATTGAGCAATTTATTCGGAAAGAGCACGGAGAAGAAGTATGGGAACGGGTCGCGTCAAAAGCCTCAGTTTCCCACGAGTTCATCAGCATGGAGCAATACCCGGATAGCGTCTCGGTTAACCTTGTGGTGGGACTCAGTGAAGTGACAGGCATGGGGCCGGCGCAAGTGCTGGCTGATGTAGGTGAATACTGGGTCTCCTTTGCCTACAACAGTGAATACGGTGACTTGCTCGACATGGCCGGCGATACCTTGCCAGAAGTTCTTGCCAACCTGGATGAAATGCATACCCGCGTAGGTCAGTCCTTCGAAAAACTTGACACCCCTTCTTTCTGGGTATCAGATTTAACGGAAGATTCCATGATCCTCCACTACAACTCAAGCCGTGACGGACTTGCCCCCATGGTCGTTGGGCTTGTGCGCGGGCTTGGCAATCTGCTCGACACAGATGTATCCGTTATTCAGGTTGGCTTCAAAGGTGACACGGGTGATCACGACGAATTTGCTGTAGCTTTTGCAAAAAAGGAAAAAGCAGACCTCGGAACCAAACCATCTGTCACCTCACAGACCTAA
- the purD gene encoding phosphoribosylamine--glycine ligase, whose translation MKVLVIGGGGREHAITWKLAQSKHAPELFIAPGNPGTAALGRNVPIGASDVAGLLSFAREEGVALTIVGPEQPLVDGIVDAFNKAGLRIFGPTAAAAALEGSKAFAKAFMERHGIPTAAHRTFDKAAYAEAKQYITQQGAPVVLKASGLAAGKGVLICGTLSEAYAGLDALMKESRFGEAGASVVVEECMEGEEASVFALTDGERYVLLAPAQDHKRVGEGDTGPNTGGMGAYAPAPVMTAALMKEVEATVILPTLRGMAAEGTPYQGILYVGLMMTPTGPRVVEFNCRFGDPETQVVLPLLQEDLLEIIGSLVGGDPLPPVSSAVGAAACVVLASGGYPGSYDKGKAIAGIEEADALDDVVVFHAGTRDAAAGGVETSGGRVLAVAASAPDLKGALEKTYAGVARIEFEDQQFRRDIGQKGLARIAES comes from the coding sequence ATGAAAGTATTGGTGATTGGCGGTGGTGGGCGTGAACACGCCATAACTTGGAAACTCGCGCAGAGTAAACATGCCCCGGAGTTGTTTATAGCGCCGGGCAATCCCGGTACAGCAGCATTGGGCAGGAATGTGCCGATAGGGGCATCTGACGTGGCGGGTTTGTTGTCTTTTGCCCGTGAGGAAGGCGTTGCGCTAACAATTGTTGGTCCAGAACAGCCGCTTGTGGATGGCATTGTCGATGCGTTCAATAAAGCAGGCTTGCGCATATTTGGCCCCACAGCAGCAGCTGCTGCATTGGAAGGCAGTAAAGCGTTTGCAAAGGCTTTTATGGAGCGGCATGGCATCCCGACAGCTGCGCATCGAACATTTGATAAAGCGGCTTATGCTGAGGCAAAACAATACATCACCCAGCAAGGTGCGCCGGTTGTGTTGAAGGCTAGCGGCCTTGCTGCCGGCAAAGGTGTCCTCATTTGCGGAACACTTTCGGAGGCATACGCTGGCCTCGACGCCTTGATGAAAGAAAGCCGGTTTGGCGAGGCTGGTGCTTCAGTTGTTGTTGAAGAGTGTATGGAGGGTGAAGAAGCCAGTGTGTTTGCGCTAACCGACGGGGAACGATACGTACTGCTTGCACCAGCACAGGATCATAAGCGCGTTGGCGAAGGCGATACAGGGCCAAACACGGGAGGCATGGGTGCCTATGCACCGGCTCCTGTTATGACCGCAGCGCTGATGAAGGAAGTGGAAGCAACGGTCATCCTGCCTACGCTACGGGGAATGGCTGCTGAAGGGACGCCATACCAGGGCATTCTGTATGTGGGTTTGATGATGACGCCAACAGGGCCGCGGGTGGTGGAATTCAACTGCCGATTCGGCGACCCTGAAACCCAGGTTGTACTTCCGTTATTGCAAGAAGACTTGCTTGAAATCATTGGTTCACTCGTAGGAGGGGATCCGCTGCCGCCAGTGTCATCGGCTGTTGGCGCAGCGGCATGTGTTGTGCTGGCCTCCGGCGGTTATCCTGGCAGTTATGATAAGGGCAAAGCCATAGCCGGCATCGAAGAGGCGGATGCGTTGGATGATGTTGTAGTCTTTCATGCCGGCACACGGGATGCTGCTGCGGGCGGCGTAGAGACTTCAGGTGGCCGCGTGCTCGCTGTTGCTGCATCTGCACCTGATTTGAAAGGGGCGCTGGAAAAAACCTATGCCGGCGTGGCGCGTATCGAGTTTGAAGACCAACAATTCAGGCGTGACATCGGACAGAAAGGACTGGCCCGAATCGCCGAATCCTGA